Below is a genomic region from Thermostichus vulcanus str. 'Rupite'.
GGGGGGTGTTACCCGGGGATCCCGCCTATTTTCAGTGGTTGCGCCAGGTGTGTACCCAGCGGGGCATTTTGCTGATTTTGGATGAGGTGCAGGTGGGCATGGGCCGTACAGGGATGCTCTGGGGCCACTGCAACCTGGGGGTGGAGCCAGATATTTTCACTCTGGCCAAGGGTTTGGCGGGCGGGATCCCGATTGGGGCCTTATTGGCGAAAGATTTTTGTGCCGTGTTTCAGCCGGGAGATCATGCCAGCACCTTTGGGGGCAATCCTTTGGCTTGTGCGGTGGGCTTGGCGGTCTGTCGCACCTTGATGTTGGAAAGTTTGGTTTGGAATGCCCAGCAAACCGGAGCCTATTTGCGCCAAGGCTTATCCCGACTGGCAGAACGATTCCCCCAGCTGATCCAGCAGGTACGGGGTTGGGGCCTGATCCAGGGGTTGCAGGTGCGGATCCCGGCTTCAGAAGTGGTGAAGGCAGCCATGGATGCAGGTCTGTTGTTGGTGCCGGCTGGGCCCCAGGTGGTGCGCTTTGTGCCGCCGTTGATCGTCACTCCTGCCGAAATTGACCAGGCTCTGGCGCTATTGGAATCAGCTTTGCAGGGCTTGGCTGCTGCCCACCCGAGAGCCTGAGAGTTCTAATTGGGCCGTTTCCAGGCTTGTCGCAAAAACTCCTGCAACAACTGGCGGGCTGACAGTTCCGAGCCCTCTGGATCCCTGGCCTGCTCCATGAGGGGTAGCACCTCCTCGGCATAGGCGGGGGTAAACCCGGCGGCTGGCCAAAGCAAATCGGAGGTGGGGTGGAGGTTCCATACCTGGGATCCCTGCTTGAGCAAGAGAGGCCGTACCCAGAGCAGGGTTGTGGATCCGGCTGGTCTTCCTGGCCTGGTGGGGTAAGGAGTGTCCCAACCTGACCTAGGGTTGTGGGGAGAAGCCTGAATCAACTCCACGTATAGAGTGGCTTGCAGCCCTTGCAGGGTGAGGATGGGGCGCGGCGGCGACGTAGAGATCCCTTCCAGTGAGGGTGGTAAAGGGCGTCCCTCCAAGTTGAGAGTTGAGTCAATCGCCTCTACAGAACCACATTTGGCAGGCAAACGGGGCAACCAAGTCATGCAGACACCCAGCTTAAGTTGACACAAACTGTTCTTATCCTAACGGAAGAGATTTTCCGTCTTATTGCACGGGTGAGTTGGCTAGGGATCCCAAGAAAGGGTCACCGGATTCGGTCCATCGCAGACATTTCGTGAACCCAATTTTGTGGCATCGTGCTAGACAACTCTTTATCGGAATTTGTACTGATCCTGCCATGATGCATACTTTTGTTCCACCCCACCGCTTCTTCCCCTACTTGACTTGGACAGAGATCCAGGCCATGCCCGACAAAGAGAATGTGGTGATCATCCAGCCGGTCGCCTCAATTGAACAACACGGACCGCATCTGCCGCTGGTGGTGGATGCGGCTATTGGTACAGCCATCATTGGGCGCGCGATGGAAAAATTGGATCCCGGGATCCCGGCCTATGTTTTGCCCACCCAATGCTACGGCAAGGCCAATGAGCACTGGCACTTCCCCGGCACCATTGCCCTCACGGCTCAAACCCTGATGGCGGTGCTAACCGAGGTGGCCGAAAGCATTTACCGGGCCGGTTTTCGCAAGCTGGTCTTCCTCAACTCTCATGGCGGACAACCGCAGGTGCTGGAGATTGTGGCGCGGGATGTGCATCAAAAGTACGAAGATTTCATGCTCTTTCCGGTAGCGGCGTGGCGTGTCCCCCACGAAGGGCGGGATCTGTTTACGGAGAAAGAGCGGGAATTGGGCATTCATGCTGGCGATGGCGAAACCAGCATCCTCATGCACATCCTGCCCGACACCGTCCGTACCGATAAGCTGGTGTGCGAGTATCCTCATGATTTGCCAGAGAATAGCCTGCTCAGCATGGAAGGGGCGATCCCGTTTGCTTGGGTGACCCGTGACCTCACCCAAAGTGGTGTCCTTGGGGATGCGACGGCTGCCACAGCGGAAAAAGGCAAGCTTTTGGTGGAGTCAATGTCGGATGGCTGGGTGCAACTGATCCAGGATTTGCACAAATTCCAGCAGCCCAAGGCTTGGCGCAAATCGGTACCCAGTGCCGCTCCTGTCCCCAGCTTGGCCTAAAGGTTCTCTACCACAGTAAAGTAGAAACTGCCGCCAACCAGGGCCAACGACCCACCCGACGCCGTCCCGCCAATACTCCCTGCACCAAGGGATCCGCCTGCGGGCGTTTGCGAATCTTGGGTGGGCGACTGAGTTGACCGGCCAACTGGGCTTGCAACCCGGAAGGGGCACGCGGGGGAAACACCAGGCTCAAAGAGAGGGGGGAACCCACTAGGGATCTGGAGCGAGCTTCGGCCCATGTCCAGAGGGCAGCCTATGTCGCGCTAAACTTTTCCAAGCCGGGTAAGCCGATGCGGCCATTTTGCTCAAGAAACACCCCAATGCGCCCCCCCTCGCGACAGCGGGACATGGTCTGGATCCCTTGCTCGATCAGCTGGATGGGCCCCAACACATTCACTTGCATCATCACGGCCAGATCCTGCTCAAACAGCGCGGCACAGTGAAAGATTGCCTGCGGGGATCCCGGGGGTGGATCCCAGTTTGAGCTGGCCAAATCCAACCGATACCAAACCAACTTTTTGCCTTGGGCAGTGGCCCAGTTCTCAAGCTCTTGGGGTTGTGAGCGGGATATCCCCACCACCTGCCATCCTCGTCGCAGCAAGCAAAGGGCGACATTCCGACCCCAGTAGCCGGTAATGCCCGTAACCCAAGCTATCGAAGTTGCGGCGGGAACCTCAGGCGGCATCGACGAGTTTGAGCACAAGATGGCGATGCCTATCCACCGTAATCCACCCCTGCTGACGAAAGCGATTCAAGAGGCGGGTAATGGTGACGCGGGTTGTACCAATGACATTGGCCAGATCCTGATGGGTGAGACGCACCTGGATGCGAACCCCCCCAGCGACTGGGGATCCCAGTTCCACCGCCAACAAAGAGAGCAATTGTCGCAACCGATCTTCCACTCGGCGCCGCCCTGCCAAAGCCAACAAAGCTTCTGTCTGTCGCAACCGACGCATCACCTGTTTGAGTAGACCCTGGCTC
It encodes:
- a CDS encoding creatininase family protein gives rise to the protein MHTFVPPHRFFPYLTWTEIQAMPDKENVVIIQPVASIEQHGPHLPLVVDAAIGTAIIGRAMEKLDPGIPAYVLPTQCYGKANEHWHFPGTIALTAQTLMAVLTEVAESIYRAGFRKLVFLNSHGGQPQVLEIVARDVHQKYEDFMLFPVAAWRVPHEGRDLFTEKERELGIHAGDGETSILMHILPDTVRTDKLVCEYPHDLPENSLLSMEGAIPFAWVTRDLTQSGVLGDATAATAEKGKLLVESMSDGWVQLIQDLHKFQQPKAWRKSVPSAAPVPSLA
- a CDS encoding NAD-dependent epimerase/dehydratase family protein — protein: MPPEVPAATSIAWVTGITGYWGRNVALCLLRRGWQVVGISRSQPQELENWATAQGKKLVWYRLDLASSNWDPPPGSPQAIFHCAALFEQDLAVMMQVNVLGPIQLIEQGIQTMSRCREGGRIGVFLEQNGRIGLPGLEKFSAT